The Thermomonospora amylolytica sequence AGGTCGTCGACGACGGGTTCGTCAAGAAGGAAGAGCTCTGCGCGGGCGCCTACGCCGACAAGTGCAAGGAAGCCGGCATCCAGTAATGGCCGCCGCGGGACGCCCGTACCCCCGGGTGCGGGCGTCCCGCGCCGTCCGGAAGGAACGACGTGGCTGACGTAGCCAGTAAGGCAACCCCGGTGCTGCGGCTGGCCGGGGTCAACAAGAGCTTCGGCGCGGTCAAGGTCCTGCACGACGTGGACTTCGCGGTCTACCCGGGACAGGTGACCGCACTGGTCGGCGACAACGGGGCGGGCAAGTCCACCCTGATCAAGTGCATCGCCGGCATCCACCCGATCGACTCCGGCGAGTTCTTCTTCGAGGGCCGTCCGGTCAGCATCGGCACCCCCCGCGACGCCGCCGCGCTCGGCATCGAGGTCGTCTACCAGGACCTCGCGCTGGCCGACAACCTCGACATCGTGCAGAACATGTTCCTGGGGCGGGAACGCCGCCGGGGCCTGGTGCTGGACGAGGCGTCGATGGAGGAGTCGGCGCGGGAGACCCTCAGCAGGCTGTCGGTGCGCACCGTCAAGTCGGTGCGGCAGCTGGTGGCCAGCCTGTCCGGCGGGCAGCGGCAGACCGTCGCCATCGCCAAGGCGGTGCTGTGGGAGTCCAAGGTGGTGATCCTGGACGAGCCGACCGCCGCACTCGGCGTCGCGCAGACCCGGCAGGTGCTGGACCTGGTGCGGCGGCTGGCCGACACCGGGCACGCCGTGGTGCTCATCTCGCACAACATGAACGACGTGTTCGAGGTGGCCGACCGGATCACCGCCCTGTACCTGGGCCGGGTGGCCGCCGACGTCGCGCGCGACGAGGTCACCTCGACCCAGGTGGTCGAGCTCATCACCGCCGGCCGGTCGGGCGACCTGGGCCTCACCCCGACCACCGAGAGCATGTGAACGGGGCCCGTCATGTCAACACACGAGCTCAAGGAGGCCGCCGTGAAGGTGGCTGACGCGGACTTCGCCATGGACCGCCGCCGCGAGCAGACCATGGCCTCGGCGGCCCGCGACTACTGGGCGCGGGTCCGGGCCGGGGAGCTGGGGGCGCTGCCGTCGATCTTCGGCCTGGTCTCGCTGATCATCCTGTTCACCGCGCTGCGCCCGGAGACGTTCCTGTCCGAGCGCAACATCGCCAACCTGTTCGTGCAGGCGATGTCGGTGACGATCCTGGCGCTGGGCCTGGTGTTCGTGCTGCTGCTCGGCGAGATCGACCTGTCGGCCGGGGTGACCAGCGGGGTGTGCGCCGCGGTGATGGCCAAGCTGATGGTCGACGCCGGCCAGCCCTGGTACGTCACCGTGCTGGCCGCGCTGGTCACCGGGCTGGTCATCGGCGCCGCCATCGGGTTGCTGGTGGCGGTGGTGCGGATCCCCTCGTTCGTGGTGACCCTGGCGCTGTTCCTCGGCCTGCAGGGCATCACGCTGCGGCTGATCGGCGAGGGCGGCACCGTCCCGGTGCGCGACGAGGTGATCGTGGCGCTGGCCAACGACAACATGCCGATCTGGCTGGGCTGGACGCTGGCCGGGCTGTGCACCGTCGTGTTCGCCGCCTCCCAGCTGCTGCGCTGGCGGCGGCAGAAGGAGCGGGGGCTGGTCGGCCGGCCGCTGGGGCTGGTCGTCGCGCAGATCGCGGTGGTCGCGGCGGCGCTGCTGGGCGGCACGTTCCTGATGGGCCTGGACCGTGCGCCCAGCCCGGCGATCGTGCTGAACGGCGTCCCCTGGGGCGTGCCCGTGGTGGCCGTGCTGGTGATCGCGGCGACGTTCGTGCTCAACCGCACCGTCTACGGGCGGCACGTGTACGCGGTCGGCGGGAACGCCGAGGCCGCCCGCCGGGCCGGCATCAACGTGACCGTGATCCGGATGTCGGTGTTCATGATCGCCTCCACGCTGGCCGCGGTGGCCGGGATGGTGGACGCCTCCCGGCTCAACTCGGTCACCCCCGACGCCGGCGCCGGCAACGTGCTGCTGTACGCGGTGGGCGCCGCGGTGATCGGCGGCACCAGCCTGTTCGGCGGCAAGGGCCGGGCCCGTGACGCGGTGCTGGGCGGCCTGGTGGTGACGGTGATCATCAACGGGCTGGGCCTGCTCGGCTCGCCGGCGTACATGCAGATGCTGATCACCGGCGGGGTGCTGCTGCTGGCGGCGAGCATCGACGCGCTGGCGCGCCGCCGTCAGGCGGCCACCGGCCGGTGAGCGCGCCCGCCGGGGCCGGGCCACCGCGGCCCGGCCCCGGCGGGCACGCCTTGATAGGCTCGCGGCGCGGGACCGTGCCCGCGGCCAACGCCCGCCAGTGGGAGCCCCTCGTGATGTCCGTGACACCTGTTCTCGACCTGCGCGGGGTCGGCAAGAGCTTCGGCCCCGTGCAGGTGCTGCACGACGTCGCCCTGTCGGCCTACGCGGGCGAGGTGACCGCCCTGGTCGGCGACAACGGGGCCGGCAAGTCCACGCTGGTCAAGTGCCTGGGCGGGGTGCTGCCGATGGACACCGGCGACTACCTGTTCGAGGGCCGCCCGGTCCGGGTGACCAGCCCCCGGGAGGCCGCCGCGCTGGGCATCGAGATCGTCCACCAGGACCTGGCGCTGTGCGAGAACCTCGACATCGTGCAGAACATGTTCCTGGGCCGCGAGCGGCGCAGCGGCATGGTGCTGGACGAGGCGGCGATGGAGGAGATGGCCGCCCGCACCCTGACCGGCCTGTCGGTGCGCACCATCAAGTCGGTGCGGCAGCCGGTGTCGTCGCTGTCGGGCGGGCAGCGGCAGAGCGTGGCCATCGCCCGCGCCATGCTGTGGGACAGCAAGGTCGTGGTGCTGGACGAGCCGACCGCGGCGCTGGGCGTGACGCAGAGCCGCCAGGTGCTGGAGGTGGTGCGGCGGCTGGCCGACAAGGGCCGGGCCGTGGTGCTGATCTCGCACAACATGAACGACGTGTTCGCCGTGGCGGACCGGATCTGCGCCCTGTTCCTGGGCCGCACCGTCGCGCAGGTCCGCGCCAGCGACGTCACCCACGCCCAGGTCGTCGAACTGATCACCTCCGGTCGCAGCGGGGACGGCGTCGAGCTCGGCCGGCCCCTGCCGCTGAACGGCCACCGGGCGCCGGGCCGGGTCCACGGGACCGGTCGGGGATGATGCGCGCCGCACCGTCTCCCGAGGAGGTCCGCCGCCACAACCTGGGCACCCTGCTGCACCACATCCATCTGCGGGGCCCGGTCTCGCGGGCCGAGCTGGCCGAGGGCATGGGCCTGAACCGCAGCACCATCATGGCGCTGACCAGCGAGCTGACCGCCGCCGGCGTGGTGCGCGAGGAGCTGCCGCGCAGCACCGGGCGGCGGGCCGGCCGGCCCTCGCTGGTGGTGCGGCCCGAGTCCACCCGGGTGTACGTGCTGGCGTTCCAGATCGGCGTGCACCGGCTGGTGGCGGCCCGGGTCGGACTCGGCGGGGTGATCCTGGACCGCCGGGAGGCGACCCGGCCGCGCGGGCCGTTCGACCCCGACGAGCTGGTCGGCGCGCTGGCGTCGTTCACCCGCCAGCTGGTGCGCCGGGCCGATCCGGACGCGGTGTGCGTGGGGGCGGGGGCGGCGTTCTCCGGCATGGTCCGGCGCTCGGACGGGATGGTCCGGTACGGGCCCAACATCGGCGCGGTCGACGTGTCGCTGGGGGACATGCTGTCGCGGCGGCTGGGTCTCGGGCTGACCGTCGCGATCGCCAACAACGCCAACCTGGGGGCGCTGGCCGAGCACCGGCGCGGGGTCGGGGTCGGCTGCCAGGACCTGCTGTACCTGCACGCCGACGTCGGCGTCGGCGGCGGCATCATCGTCGGCGGCCGGCTGCTGGACGGCGCCGACGGCTACGGCGGCGAGGTCGGGCACATGGTGGTCAACCCGTCGGGGCGGCGCTGCGGCTGCGGCTCCCGCGGCTGCCTGGAGGCCGAGGTCGGCGAGCTGGCGCTGCTGGCGCACGCCGGCCGCGAGGACGCCGTGGCCGGGCTGGGCGGCCGGGAGGCGGTGCGGGCCGTGGTGGACGCCGCCGACCGGGGCGACTCGGCCGCCCGCGAGGCCTTGCACCGGGTGGGGGACTGGCTGGGGCTGGGCGTGGCCAACCTGGTCAACGTCTTCAACCCGGAGATGGTGATCTTCGGCGGCACGCTGCGCGACATCTACCTAGGGGCGGCCGCGCAGATCCGCAGCCGGCTGGCGACCGGTTCGATGGCCGCGCCGCGGGAACGGGTCCGGCTGCGCACCGCCGAGCTGGGCGACGACACCACCCTGGTCGGCGCCGCGGAGCTGGCGTTCGCCGAGGTGCTGCGCGACCCGCTGGAGGTGCTGGCCCGGCTGCGCACCGGGGCGGCGGCCGGCCGGCGGCTGCCGGACCGCAGCGGGAGCAACGTCTGACACACGCCTGACAAGGGAGGCCGGGATGAGGACACGGACGTTCGCGGGGACCCCCGTCGGCGCGGTGGGACTCGGCTGCATGCCGATGAGCTGGGCCTACAACCTGGCCGAACGGGACGACGAGGCGTCGGTGGCGCTGATCCGCGAGGCGGTCGAGCTGGGCGTGACGTTCCTGGACACCGCCGACGTCTACGGCCTCGGCCACAACGAGACGCTGGTCGGCCGGGCGCTGTCCGGGCTGCGCGACCGGGTGGTGCTGGCCACCAAGGTCGGGCTGCGGGCGGAGCCGGGCGGCGCGATGGGCCGCGACGGCAGCCCCGGGCACGTCCGCGCGGGCGCCGAGGAGAGCCTGCGGCGGCTCGGCACCGACGTGATCGACCTGTACTACCTGCACCGGGTCGACCCGCGGGTGCCGCTGGCCGAGACGTGGGGCGCGATGGCCGAGCTGGTCGCCGAGGGCAAGGTGCGGTGGCTGGGGCTGTCGGAGGTCACCGTGGCGCAGGCCGAGGAGGCGCACGCGATCCATCCCGTCGCGGCGGTCCAGTCGGAGATGTCGCTGTGGACCCGCGACCCGATGGGCGTCCCCGGCGGCACCGCCGGCGGGGCGCCCGGCGCGGGCGCCCTGGCCGCGGAGGGGCCCGGCGACGTGGTCGGCTGGTGCGCCGCGCACGGCGCCGCGTTCGTGCCGTTCTCCCCGCTCGGCCGGGGCTTCCTCACCGGCACCGTCACCTCGGCCGACTTCGACGACAAGGACTTCCGCAGCCGCAACCCGCGCTTCCAGGAGGAGGCGCTGAGGCAGAACATGCGGATCGTGGAGGTGGTCCGCCGGGTCGCCGAGCGGCGCGGCGCCACGCCCGCGCAGGTGGCGATCGCCTGGGTGCTGGCGCAGGGCGAGCACGTCATCCCGATCCCCGGCACCAAGAAGGTCCGCTACCTGAGGGAGAACGCCGCGGCGGCGGACCTGGACCTGACGGCCGAGGACCTGGCCGAGCTGGACGCCCTGCCCGCCCCCGTCGGCGGGCGTTACTGAGGCCGCGGCAGCAGCCCCTCGAGCACCTGCGCGGCGGGCAGCTCGGCGGCCAGCCGGTGGCCCTTGCCCGCCCACAGCGCCATCACGTCCGCCTCGCCCCGCCGCGCGGCCGCGCGGCGCAGCGGGGCGGTGATGTGGTGCACGTGCGGATAGGCGGCCGGGGCGTGCGGGCCGTGCTCGGACATGAAGCGGTTGACCAGCCCGCGGGCGGGCCGCCCGGTGAACGCCCGGGTGATCGCGGTGGTGGCGAACCGCGCGTCGGCCAGCGCCGCCTTGTAGGCCGGCGGCGCCCCGCTCTCGGGGGTGCGCAGGAACGCGGTGCCGGCCTGGGCGGCGATCGCCCCGCGCGCCAGCACCTCCGCCACGTCCGCCCCGGTGGCCAGCCCGCCGGCGGCCACCAGCGGGATGTCGGTGGCGTGCCGCACCGCCGTCACCAGCTCCCGCACCCCGTAGGCGGGCAGGTCCTCCTCGCCCGCGAACGAGCCCCGGTGCCCGCCGGCCTCGCTGCCCTGCACGCACAGGGCGTCGGCGGCGGGGACCGCGCGGGCCTCCTCCGGGGTGGTCACCGTCACCACCACCAGCGTCCCCCTCTCCCGGAACGCCTCGATCACCTCCCGGGACGGGCAGCCGAAGGTGAAGCTCACCACCGGGACCGGGTCGGCCAGCAGGTCGGCGATCTTGGCGTCCCAGTCGTCGTCGCCGCCCTCCGGCTCGCCCGGCTCGACGCCGAGCCGCTCGGCCTCGGGCACCAGCCGTTCGCGGTAGGCCTTGAGCGCCGCCGGGTCCGCCGCGAACCCGCCCGGCACGAACAGGTTCACCCCGAACGTGTCGGTCGCCGCCCGGACCTCGGTGATCTCGGCCCGCAGCCGGGCGGCGCCCTGGTATCCGCCGGCCAGGAAGCCCAGCCCGCCCGCCCGCGACACCGCCGCGGCCAGCGCGGGCCCGCCGACCCCGCCGGCCATCGGCGCGGCGATGATCGGATGGCGCATCAGGTCGCGCAGGTCGCGCCGCACCTCGCCCATCGCGGCGGCCTAACCCGAGGTCTCGGCGACCAGCCCGGCCACCCGGCCGAGCAGCCCGAGCTGGCCCGCGATCGTGGCCAGGTCGAAGTACACCCGCTCACAGGTGATCCGGTCGCCGTCGAACTCGAAGATCGCCGCCATCCGGCAGCTGAACGTCCGGCCGGTCGGCTCCAGCCCCATGAACGGCCCCAGATGGGTCCCCTTGAGGTCGAACTCCACGATGACCGCGTCGTCGGCGTGCCGCAGCACCACGTTCTCGTTGCGCTGGTCCGGGAAGGCGGCCCGGGTGGTGCGGTAGTACTCCATCACCTCCTCGGGGCCGTCGTAGACCTGGCCGGTGGCCATCAGCTCGTAGCGCGGATGGTCGAACGTGCCCAGGGCCAGGTCGAAGTCCATGTCGTTCTCCGCCTGCATGTGCTCGCGGACGACGGCCTCACGCCGGTCGCGAAGGCTCTGCGGTGGCGATCCCGCCGATGTGGTCTGCAAGGGGAACCTCCTTTTCCCTCTGTAACGTACGAGGAGGTGATTTGGTCACGATCGGACGGATCATCCCGTGAACGAGCCCCGCATCGGCGGGCGGGGACCGGAACCGGTCACAACGGGCGCGGGAATGCGGGACGGTCCCCGCGGCGTTGCAGCGCCCGGGCGAAAACGGTTCGCCGTACGGCCGCGGGACGACTACGGTCGTGCAGGTTGTACAGGTTGTACCCGCCGGTTCGACGACCGCGACGATGGTGAAGGAACGCGTGTGAGATCGCCGCTGGGCGAACTGCGGCAGCGACTGCCCGAGCTGATGGTGCGCGACCGGCACCGGCTGCGCCGCCGCATCGACGGGGCCCGGGAACTGCGCGACGCGGCCCGGCTCGCCGAGGTGACCGAGCAGATCACGGCCGACGTCGAGCGGGCCGCGGCCCGGGTGGCGCGCCGCCGCGCCGCCGTGCCGCGCATCTCCTACCCGGCCGAGCTGCCGGTCAGCCAGAAGAAGGACGAGATCGCCGAGGCGATCCGCGACCACCAGGTCGTGATCGTGGCGGGCGAGACCGGCTCGGGCAAGACCACCCAGCTGCCCAAGATCTGCCTGGAGCTGGGCCGCGGCGTGCTCGGGACCATCGGGCACACCCAGCCGCGCCGGCTGGCGGCCCGCACGGTCGCCGACCGGATCGCCGAGGAGCTGGGCACCACGCTGGGCGAGACCGTCGGCTACAAGGTGCGGTTCACCGACACCTCCAGCGACGACACGCTGGTCAAGCTGATGACCGACGGCATCCTGCTGGCGGAGATCACCGGCG is a genomic window containing:
- a CDS encoding ester cyclase is translated as MQTTSAGSPPQSLRDRREAVVREHMQAENDMDFDLALGTFDHPRYELMATGQVYDGPEEVMEYYRTTRAAFPDQRNENVVLRHADDAVIVEFDLKGTHLGPFMGLEPTGRTFSCRMAAIFEFDGDRITCERVYFDLATIAGQLGLLGRVAGLVAETSG
- a CDS encoding sugar ABC transporter permease; this translates as MKVADADFAMDRRREQTMASAARDYWARVRAGELGALPSIFGLVSLIILFTALRPETFLSERNIANLFVQAMSVTILALGLVFVLLLGEIDLSAGVTSGVCAAVMAKLMVDAGQPWYVTVLAALVTGLVIGAAIGLLVAVVRIPSFVVTLALFLGLQGITLRLIGEGGTVPVRDEVIVALANDNMPIWLGWTLAGLCTVVFAASQLLRWRRQKERGLVGRPLGLVVAQIAVVAAALLGGTFLMGLDRAPSPAIVLNGVPWGVPVVAVLVIAATFVLNRTVYGRHVYAVGGNAEAARRAGINVTVIRMSVFMIASTLAAVAGMVDASRLNSVTPDAGAGNVLLYAVGAAVIGGTSLFGGKGRARDAVLGGLVVTVIINGLGLLGSPAYMQMLITGGVLLLAASIDALARRRQAATGR
- a CDS encoding nitronate monooxygenase produces the protein MGEVRRDLRDLMRHPIIAAPMAGGVGGPALAAAVSRAGGLGFLAGGYQGAARLRAEITEVRAATDTFGVNLFVPGGFAADPAALKAYRERLVPEAERLGVEPGEPEGGDDDWDAKIADLLADPVPVVSFTFGCPSREVIEAFRERGTLVVVTVTTPEEARAVPAADALCVQGSEAGGHRGSFAGEEDLPAYGVRELVTAVRHATDIPLVAAGGLATGADVAEVLARGAIAAQAGTAFLRTPESGAPPAYKAALADARFATTAITRAFTGRPARGLVNRFMSEHGPHAPAAYPHVHHITAPLRRAAARRGEADVMALWAGKGHRLAAELPAAQVLEGLLPRPQ
- a CDS encoding aldo/keto reductase; this encodes MRTRTFAGTPVGAVGLGCMPMSWAYNLAERDDEASVALIREAVELGVTFLDTADVYGLGHNETLVGRALSGLRDRVVLATKVGLRAEPGGAMGRDGSPGHVRAGAEESLRRLGTDVIDLYYLHRVDPRVPLAETWGAMAELVAEGKVRWLGLSEVTVAQAEEAHAIHPVAAVQSEMSLWTRDPMGVPGGTAGGAPGAGALAAEGPGDVVGWCAAHGAAFVPFSPLGRGFLTGTVTSADFDDKDFRSRNPRFQEEALRQNMRIVEVVRRVAERRGATPAQVAIAWVLAQGEHVIPIPGTKKVRYLRENAAAADLDLTAEDLAELDALPAPVGGRY
- a CDS encoding ROK family transcriptional regulator; the protein is MMRAAPSPEEVRRHNLGTLLHHIHLRGPVSRAELAEGMGLNRSTIMALTSELTAAGVVREELPRSTGRRAGRPSLVVRPESTRVYVLAFQIGVHRLVAARVGLGGVILDRREATRPRGPFDPDELVGALASFTRQLVRRADPDAVCVGAGAAFSGMVRRSDGMVRYGPNIGAVDVSLGDMLSRRLGLGLTVAIANNANLGALAEHRRGVGVGCQDLLYLHADVGVGGGIIVGGRLLDGADGYGGEVGHMVVNPSGRRCGCGSRGCLEAEVGELALLAHAGREDAVAGLGGREAVRAVVDAADRGDSAAREALHRVGDWLGLGVANLVNVFNPEMVIFGGTLRDIYLGAAAQIRSRLATGSMAAPRERVRLRTAELGDDTTLVGAAELAFAEVLRDPLEVLARLRTGAAAGRRLPDRSGSNV
- a CDS encoding ATP-binding cassette domain-containing protein, whose translation is MSVTPVLDLRGVGKSFGPVQVLHDVALSAYAGEVTALVGDNGAGKSTLVKCLGGVLPMDTGDYLFEGRPVRVTSPREAAALGIEIVHQDLALCENLDIVQNMFLGRERRSGMVLDEAAMEEMAARTLTGLSVRTIKSVRQPVSSLSGGQRQSVAIARAMLWDSKVVVLDEPTAALGVTQSRQVLEVVRRLADKGRAVVLISHNMNDVFAVADRICALFLGRTVAQVRASDVTHAQVVELITSGRSGDGVELGRPLPLNGHRAPGRVHGTGRG
- a CDS encoding ATP-binding cassette domain-containing protein: MADVASKATPVLRLAGVNKSFGAVKVLHDVDFAVYPGQVTALVGDNGAGKSTLIKCIAGIHPIDSGEFFFEGRPVSIGTPRDAAALGIEVVYQDLALADNLDIVQNMFLGRERRRGLVLDEASMEESARETLSRLSVRTVKSVRQLVASLSGGQRQTVAIAKAVLWESKVVILDEPTAALGVAQTRQVLDLVRRLADTGHAVVLISHNMNDVFEVADRITALYLGRVAADVARDEVTSTQVVELITAGRSGDLGLTPTTESM